One segment of Ipomoea triloba cultivar NCNSP0323 chromosome 12, ASM357664v1 DNA contains the following:
- the LOC115998229 gene encoding F-box/LRR-repeat protein fbxl-1, translating into MDALLCDELLQEIFRRLPPSSSAAVSLVSKRWLYLLRSSTTSLSLLLHHPHLAPPLSSFLSQHPYLSVLSVNAAAVSGASDHLIRLVASSCPNLSHLRFFPGPVSPFSLFSLSSSCPRLSSLDIPLCRPLSFLWLARFQNLKHLSVQSVANNSSGFEYLKVGDNLLDEFPDSELNLESLCLSGIGPGDYGLNWVWRNCRKIKSLKLKRCESVGDNVSFSGFLQGLEELELRSCRPIANGVLLKLAENCVSLNSLLVHDGGSKDGLLQFITETNCNLQKLDFRLPLDLDNHHLMAIAENFRGLTSLRLQSCCLVSGEGLRGVGRAVGGGVEELALVNCDVVERESGLLATLGQNMKRLRRLDLSYNEMLVDKELMSMLVSCDGLVELRLRGCNRLTNVAMASMGKSCKGLQRVDIMNCCGIEAEGVEQFVVNSAKLTQLQVEQIKLSSVATMWASNHFIQLT; encoded by the coding sequence ATGGATGCCCTTCTGTGCGATGAACTTCTCCAAGAAATCTTCCGTCGCCTTCCACCGTCATCTTCCGCCGCCGTCTCTCTGGTTTCCAAGCGGTGGCTTTATCTCCTCCGCTCTTCCACCACTTCCCTCTCTCTCCTCTTACACCATCCTCATCTTGCTCCGCCGCTCTCCTCTTTCCTCTCTCAGCATCCCTATCTCTCTGTTCTCTCCGTCAACGCCGCCGCCGTCTCCGGTGCCTCCGATCACCTAATTCGCTTAGTCGCCTCTTCTTGCCCAAACCTCTCCCATCTCCGGTTCTTTCCCGGCCCAGTTtctcctttctctctcttctctctctcctcttctTGTCCGCGCCTCTCTTCTCTGGATATACCTCTCTGCAGACCCCTCTCTTTCCTCTGGCTCGCCCGTTTTCAGAATCTCAAACACCTCTCCGTTCAGTCCGTCGCGAATAATTCGTCTGGGTTTGAGTATCTCAAGGTGGGGGATAATTTATTGGATGAATTCCCCGATTCTGAACTGAACTTAGAGAGCCTGTGCTTGTCGGGAATTGGGCCGGGAGATTATGGGCTCAATTGGGTGTGGAGGAATTGCAGAAAGATCAAATCTTTGAAGCTGAAAAGGTGTGAGAGCGTGGGGGATAACGTTTCTTTTTCTGGGTTTCTTCAGGGCCTTGAAGAACTGGAACTGAGAAGCTGTAGGCCTATAGCCAATGGGGTTTTATTGAAATTGGCAGAGAATTGTGTTTCTTTAAACTCATTGTTAGTTCATGATGGTGGAAGCAAAGATGGGTTACTCCAATTCATCACAGAAACCAATTGCAATTTACAAAAACTGGATTTCAGATTGCCTCTTGATCTTGATAACCACCATTTGATGGCCATAGCTGAGAACTTCAGAGGCTTAACCAGCCTTAGGCTGCAAAGCTGCTGCCTTGTTTCAGGTGAAGGGCTGAGGGGTGTTGGGAGGGCAGTGGGGGGTGGGGTGGAGGAGTTGGCACTGGTGAACTGTGATGTGGTGGAGAGAGAATCTGGGCTGCTGGCAACATTAGGGCAAAACATGAAGAGATTGAGGAGATTGGACCTGTCTTATAATGAGATGTTGGTTGATAAGGAGTTGATGTCAATGCTGGTGTCTTGTGATGGTTTGGTTGAATTGAGGTTGAGGGGTTGTAATAGGCTGACAAATGTGGCTATGGCTTCCATGGGTAAGAGCTGCAAGGGATTGCAGAGGGTTGATATCATGAATTGTTGTGGGATTGAAGCAGAGGGTGTGGAGCAGTTTGTGGTGAATTCTGCAAAATTGACACAGTTGCAAGTGGAGCAGATTAAGCTTTCTAGTGTTGCCACAATGTGGGCATCAAATCATTTCATTCAACTTACTTGA